The following nucleotide sequence is from Staphylococcus chromogenes.
CTTAGCACTCATCGGGCTTTGGTGGATGGCTAAAAAACATATTAAATTCCCTAAACGTGTCTTTCTCGCACTCGGTTTAGGGATTGTTTTAGGTTTAATCTTACATCTCACATACGGTTCAAGTAGTAAAATCACGACGCAAACAACTGAATGGATCAGTATTGTCGGAGAAGGTTATATTTCTTTATTAAAAATGATTGTAATCCCGTTAGTTTTTGTATCAATTGTCGTTGCATTTACAAAAATTGACATCGGCGAAAAGTTCGCAAAAATGGGCGGACTCATTTTTATGTTTTTAATTGGAACTGTGGCCATTGCTGCAGTCGTAGGCATTGTTTATGCGATGCTTTTTGGCTTAGACGCCTCTTCTATCGACCTTGGCCAAGCTGAAAATGCACGTAGTTCTGAAATTACGAGCCAGGCGAAAGAAATGACAGCTACAACTTTACCAACACAAATTTTAGAATTATTACCTGCAAATCCATTTTTAGATTTCACAGGCGCACGTGCAACATCGACTATCGCGGTTGTTATTTTTGCTGCATTTATCGGTTTTGCCTTTTTACGTGTTTTACGTAAAGAACCTGAAAAAGGTCATATTCTTAAACGGGGTATCGATGCCATTTACGCACTTGTCATGGCGATTGTAACTTTTGTTTTGCGCTTAACACCTTATGGTATTTTAGCGATTATGATTACAACGATTGCAACAAGTGATTTTGCGGCCATTTGGACATTAGGTAAATTCGTTATTGCGTCTTATGCTGCATTAATTACGATGTATTTGATTCACATGATTATTTTAGTATTGTTAGGTATCAATCCCCTACAATATGTTAAGAAAACCGCTGAAGTAATTTTATTTGCGTTCACGTCACGCTCCAGTGCAGGCGCATTACCG
It contains:
- a CDS encoding L-cystine transporter yields the protein MSTLFIIINLVVFVLALIGLWWMAKKHIKFPKRVFLALGLGIVLGLILHLTYGSSSKITTQTTEWISIVGEGYISLLKMIVIPLVFVSIVVAFTKIDIGEKFAKMGGLIFMFLIGTVAIAAVVGIVYAMLFGLDASSIDLGQAENARSSEITSQAKEMTATTLPTQILELLPANPFLDFTGARATSTIAVVIFAAFIGFAFLRVLRKEPEKGHILKRGIDAIYALVMAIVTFVLRLTPYGILAIMITTIATSDFAAIWTLGKFVIASYAALITMYLIHMIILVLLGINPLQYVKKTAEVILFAFTSRSSAGALPLNIQTQTQRLGVPSAIANFSGSFGLSIGQNGCAGIYPAMLAIMVAPVAGVEVDWQFILTLIVVVVLSSFGVAGVGGGATFASILVLSALNLPVGLAGVLISVEPLIDMGRTALNVNDSILAGTGTAKLTKQLDENQFKSNHYDELASEH